GGGCACGAAGCGCTCGAACATGCCGTGCGGCCCATGGGCCATGGGCAGGAAGCCGTGGCCGTCCAGTTCCAGCATCACCTCGCCCGCATCGGGTGCGAACAGGCGGAAGCGGGCGCCGCCCTCCTTCAATTGTGGGCCGAAGCTCCAGTCTGGGCGGCGCAAAGCATGGTCCGGAGCGGCGGCGGCGCTTGGTGTGTGCGACATGTGGCTGGAAACCGTCCTGATCGAACCCAGGCGGACAACGGCTCCGGCCCCGCCCGCGTTCCCCCGCATGGGACATTTCCCGCTTCGGCGCGGGGCGCACGGGAGCCGTGATTTGAAGCCCGCCCGCTTGCGCGAACGAAAAATCAGCGGCGCCAGGGCCTGAAACGTAATATGTTCTAACCCTGGCAGGAGCGGCAGGCAGACGGGCACCGGGATGTGGCGCAAGAGTGAAGAAGCGGTCGACGCCCCACCCCTGAAGCGCAGGGTGTCCCCGGGTCCGGGCGCGTTCGGCGCCCGCCTGCGCACATGGCGGCGCATGAACGGGATAAAGCAGGAGGCCCTCGCCCATGTGCTGGGCGTGTCGCAGACGGCCATCTCCATCTGGGAGAACGGCCACGATCTGCCCTCGGCCGCCCGCCTCGTGCGCATCGAAAGCCTGATGGCCAAAGTGGCCAGTTCCGAGCTGGCGGTGGAGCGCCTGTTCGTGGAGCGGCAGCAGGGCGTGCGCGCGCTGTTCGACGCGGACGGCACCCGGCTTCTGGCGGTCTCACGCGGCTACCGGGCGCTCTGGCCGCAGACGGCCGAGCTTCAGGGCTCCTTCTTCGTCGAATATCTGGTGAACGAGGCCCGCCACATCACCACCACCCCCGCCCTCGCCCAGGCCATCCTGTCCGGCGACCTTGTGCTGGCGTCGGGCTACAGCCTGCGCATGACCAGCCTGCAACTGGACGAGATGGTGCCCCATCGTTGGCACGCCTGCTTCCGGCGCTACGGCGCCCGCACCATCGTGGATGTGGTGACGGAGCCGGGCGAGGATGCGCGCGAGACGGGGATCGACGATCTCGTCTATCTGGACGATATACGCCCGGAATAGGCCGTGCATGCCGGGTGCGCCGGGTCGCAGTTCCGAACGCGACCATGGAAACGTGCGGCAGCCTGGAAAAATCGTAATAAAGTCAGGCTATAGAGCCTCATCAGCCACAGGGGCCACCATGGGACCTCCGATCGAAAAGCCGGGCACCTGTCCTCCGCTCGATCGACCCCGCACGGTCGGTCAGGGCGCCTTTGCCGCGCGGCTGCGCACCTGGCGGCGCATCAACGGCATCAAGCAGGCGACCCTTGCCGAAATGGTGGGGGTGTCGCAGACGGTCGTCTCTCTCTGGGAGAATGGGCACGACATTCCCTCTCCCGAGCGGCTGGCGCGGCTGGAAACGATCATGGCCGACACGGCGCGCGACGAACTGGCGGTGGAACGCCTGTTCGTGGAACGGCAAGGCGGCATCCGGGCCCTGTTCGACGTGGACGGGGTGCGGCTCCTGGCGGTCTCGCGCGGCTTCCGCGACCTCTGGCCCAAGACCGGCGACCTCAAGGGCAGCTTCCTGATCGACTATCTGGTCAACGAGGCCCGGCGGCTCGCCAGCGACGAGAAATATGCCCAGGCCATCCTGTCCGGCGAACTGGTGCTGGCGAGCGGCCATAGCCATCGCATGACCAATCTGGACATTGACGAGATGGTGCCCCACCGCTGGCACATGTGCTTCCGCCGCTTCGGTCCCCGCACCATCGTGGACGTGGTGTATGAGCCGAGCGAGGGCGCGTGCGGGCCGGGCATTGACGACCTCGTCTATCTGGACGACCTCAAGCCGGAGTGATCCGGCGCACCGCGACCGCGCCCCTCGGTGCTGCTAGCTTGCCACCGCCCGCACCGGCACCGTCAGGGGGTATCCCGTGTTCTATCCGTCCGGAAAGCCGTTCGCCCGCTGGTGGTGGTTTGCCTGCGAGATCCGCCGGGGCGACATCACCGCCCAGCTGGAATGGGCGCAGGCCAATGGCTTTGGCGGGGTTGAGATCGCCTGGATCTATCCGCCGCGCGGAGAGCGGCCCTGGCGGCGCCTGTATCCGGACATCACACCCGAGGACGAGGCGCGGCGCGCCAAGGCGGCGCCCTGGCTCTCGTCGGAATGGACGGAGGACGTGGTGTTTGCCAAGGCCGAGGCGATCCGGCTCGGGCTCGGCTGCGACTTCACCTTCGGGACCCTCTGGCCTTTCGGCGACAGCCAGGTGGCGATCGAGGATGCCAGCCGGCAATTCGTGGTGGATGGCAGCGGCACCGCCGTCTTTCCACTCCAGGAGATCGACCAGTCCTGGGAGATGCCGCTCAAGGGGCGGGTGATCGATCACCTCAACCGCGACGCCTTCGCCCGCTATGCCGCCCGTATCACCGCGGCGCTCAGGCCCGCTTTGGCCGGCCCGCCCTCCGCCTTTTTCTGCGAATCCTGGGAGGTGCGCTCGGAGACGCTGTGGACCGAGGGGTTCGAGCAGGATTTCATGGACCGCTACGGCTATGATATCCGCCCTTATCTGCCGGTGCTGTGGGCGCCCGGCAGCGATCCCGATACCCGCCACGATTATCTGGCGCTGCTGTCGGACCGCATCATCGCCCATTTCTACCAGCCCTTCGCCGACCATGCCCGCGCCGTCGGTGCCTTCTCCCGCGCCCAGGTGGCCGGCGCGCCCGTGGACATGCTGCACGCCTATTCGCTGATCGACGTGCCCGAGACGGAGGCCATGCTGTTCGAGCCCGCCTTCAGCCGCATCGTCGCCTCGGCGGCGGCACTGGGCGGGCGGACCGAGGTGAGTTGCGAAGCCTTCACCTGCATCTACGGCTTTCCCCGCTGGGTGCCGGACACCCATCAGTTCCGCGAGGAGGTGGGGGACCTGAAGCTGGTGGCCGACGCGCTCCTTGCCCATGGGGTGAACCAGTTTTTCTGGCACGGCATGCCCTTCACCCCCGACGGCACGAGCCTGGATTTCCATTTCTATGCCTCGGTGCATCTGGGGCGGAACGAAGGGGCGCTCTCAGGGTCCGCCAAGGGGCTGAATGCCTATCTGGAGCGGGTGTGCCCGCTCATGAAGCGCGGCCGCCCCTATTCCGACGTGGCCGTCTGGCTGCCGCTGGAGGACGGGCGCATGGAGCTGGACTATCCGCCCGAACGCCAGATCCCCGGCGCCAGCCACCCTTACGAACTGCGCTATGTGCAGGCGCCGGAAGAACTGGCCGGCCACCAGCCGCTTTATGTGTCGAACGCGCTCCTGCGCGGCGTGCCGGTGGTGGACGGCACGCTCACGGTGGGCGATGCGGTGTTCCAGGCGCTTTATGTGGACGTGAAGTATCTGGCCATTGAGGGGCTGGAAACCATTGTCCGCCTGGCCCAGGACGGGCTGCCCGTCATCCTCAAGCAGGTGCCGCTCCAGCCGGGCCGTGCCAAGTCGCCCCGTTATGCGGCGCTGATCGCGCAATTGCGGCGGCTCGGCATTCACGGCGATTTCCGCCAGACCGTGCCGTGGCAACCGCTGGTGCGCGCCGCCGACGGCCAGCGCCTGCCCGACCATTGGGCGCGTGTTCTGGCGCCGAACGACATCCTGGTCTTCTTCGCCCATCCCCACGCGCAGGACCTCGCCATCCCAATGGAGCACGGCCGGGCCGCCCGCTGCCCGGCGGCCGAGCGCAGCGTTCTGCTCTCGCCCGATGGCGTGCGCCAGCACAAGGTGCGCCTGCCTTTCGCGCCTAACCAATCCCTCCTGGTGCGGGTGCGGCCGAGCGGCGTGGAGTTCGTGGAGATCGTCTACGCGCCGACCGCGTGAGGGCGGGGCGGGTCCGGGGGCGCGTGGCGCAGGGACACGCTCATGGTCCCGTTGCTCTCCAGGATCACCGTGTCCGCGTCCCCGATGGAATGGCCGCCGGCGGCGCGGATGGCGCTCAGCGCCTCTGCGGGAGTGATGCGTTCCTCGCGCATGGTGGCCGCGCAGCATCGCCCATCCCGCACCAGCAAGGCGGGTTCGGAGCGCACCACATGGGCGAAGGCGGGAAAGTGCACGGACAATTCCGCCACCAGATATTGCATGGCGATGAGCAGAGCCAGGGCCAGGGCACCCTCGGCGAGGGCCACGGTTTCGTCCAGCAGAATGGTCGCCAGCGTGGAGCCGAGCGCCACCGTCACCACCAGGTCGAAGGCGTTGAACTTGGCGAGCGTGCGCTTGCCGGAGAGGCGCAGGAACAGCACCAGGCTCACATAAGCGAGGATGCCGATCAGCAGCGTCCGCACCAGGCCCGGCCAGCCCTGAAACAGCATGTTTTCCAGATCCATGACTGTATTCCTGTGGCTTTAGAGTTTTCCGAGCGACGCGGGAACCGGTTCGCGTGAAGGAGGCGCATCAAAAGAGGGAGAAAGAGCGAAGCAGCGTTTCCATGAAACGCCCGAAGGAGCGCGCGTGCGGGGTGGCGACGGCGCCTTCCATGGTCAATCCCGGGGCCGTGGCCTTGTTCCCCCTGCTGCGGCCGCCGTGTCATGGGGCAGGGCGGTGGCGGGCTTGACGGGCGGATCGGATGGGCGCAGTCTATTTCCATGAATATCGAAATAGCGGCCCGACAGATGGAAGCCCTGGGCAATGCTACCCGGCTTGGCCTCTACCGCACATTGGTGCGGGCGGGGCAGGCAGGGCTGAGCGTGGGCAGCTTGCAGGAGAAGCACGGCATTCCCGCCTCCACTCTCTCGCACCATCTGCGCCGGCTCATCGACACCGGGCTCGTCACGCAGGAGCGCCAGGCGACCACCCTCATCTGCCGGGCGCATTATCCCAGCATGAACGCCCTGGTGGGCTTCCTCGTGGATGAATGCTGCGCCGATGCCGCCTGTCCTGCCCCCGCCGATGGCGCTGCTGCCCATGCGGCGCCCGGCACCTGTGCCGATCCTGTGTGAAACCTGATCGCACGGGCTTTCGAGGCCTGAATTTCCATAAATCCAGAATGACGGAATAAGAAAATGCCTGACCCCCGTCTTCCCGTGGCCATCATCGGAGCGGGGCCAGTGGGCCTTGCGGCCGCCGCCCATCTGGTGCGGCGCGGCCTCGCGCCGCTGGTCCTTGATGAAGCCCTCCAAGTGGCCAGCGCGCTGCGTGAGGTTGCCCATGTCCGCCTGTTCTCCCCCTGGCGCTACAATATGGACAGCGCCGCTCGCGCGCTGCTGGAGGACACTGGCTGGCGGGCGCCCGACCCGGACGGCCTGCCCACCGCGGGCGAATTGGTGTCCGAGTATCTGGAGCCGCTTGCCGCCCATCCCGCCCTTGCCCCCCACATCCGGCTCGGGACGCATGTCACCGCCATCGGCCGGCGCGGGTTCGACCGCATGCGGTCGGCGGGCTGGGAGGCGGCGCCCTTCGTCATCCGCTGGCGCGGCGCGGACGGGGGCACGGGGCGCCTGGAGGCCCGGGCGGTGATCGATGCCTCCGGCACCTGGCGCCATCCCAGCCCCATGGGGGCGGACGGCATGGCGGTGGAGGGCGAGGAGAGCCTCGGCGATGGTCTCGCCTATGGCTTGCCCGACGTGGCCGGCCGCGCGCGGGCGCACTATGCGGGCCGGCGCGTGCTGGTGGTGGGGTCCGGCCATTCCGCCACGCAGGTGGTGCTCGATCTGGTGCGGCTGGCGCAGGCGGAGCCGGAGACCCAGGTTCTTTGGGGCCTGCGGACGGACCATGTGGGCAAGCTGATGGGGGGCGGGGTGAACGACCAGCTTCCCGCGCGCGGCGCGCTGGGCCTGTCCGCCGCCCATGTCATCGAGACCGGCGCGGCTCAGGTGCTGGCGCCGCTGGCCATCACGCGGGTGGCGCGGCAGGGGCAGAGCGTGCACGTCTCCGCGACGGTGGCGGGCGCGCCGGTGGCGTTTGAAGTGGACCGCATCGTGGTCGCCACCGGCCTGCGCCCGAGCTTTGAGATGTTGCGGGAATTGCGCGTCGCCATCGATCCCATCACCGAGGCGCCCCCGGCCTTGGCACCGCTCATCGATCCGAACCTGCATTCCTGCGGCAGCGTCCCGCCCCATGGGGCGGCGGAACTGGCCCATCCCGAGCCGGGCTTCACCATCGTGGGCGCCAAGTCCTATGGCCGCGCGCCCACCTTCCTGATGGCCACCGGCTATGAGCAGGTGCGCTCCGTGGTGGCCGAGATCGCCGGAGACCATGAGGCCGCCCGGCGGGTGGAACTGGTCCTGCCGGAAACCGGTGTGTGCAGCGCCCCGCTTGCCTTGGAGCGGGTCGCGTCCGGCTGCTGCGGTGGCCCTGCGCCGGAAACCGCCCCGGCTCCGGCCGCCGCCTGCTGTGTGGACGATGCCCGCGCCAAGGCGGAGGGCAGGGCCGGTTGCGGCTGCGGCCCCACCCCATGAGCGGCACTGCGCAGGCGCGTGCCTATGTGCCCTTGAGCGGTCGCAGCCGATTCATCACCGGCCTCGGCATGGGGCAGGTGTGCTCCTGGGGCTCGCTTTATTATTCCTTCCCTCTCATCGCGGAGGCCATGGGGCGGGATATGGGCTGGTCGAAGCCGCAAATGTACGGCGCGGCGACGCTGGGCCTCGTGCTGGCGGGGCTTGCCGCCTATCCGGTGGGCGCCGCCATTGATCGCGGTCATGGCCGTCTCGTGATGGCTGCGGGTTCGGTCTGCGCCGGGCTCCTGCTGCTCGCCTGGTCGCAGGTGGAGGGGCTGGCCGCCTTCTATGTCTGCGTCGCCGGCATCGGCATCCTCCAGGCTGCCACCCTCTATGAGCCCGCTTTTGCGGTGGTGGCGCGACGGTCCGGCACGCGGGGCGCCCGCGCGGGCATCACGGCCTTGACCTTGTGGGGCGGCTTCGCCTCCACGGTCTTCATCCCGCTGACGCAAGCGCTCCTCGACGGCATCGGCTGGCGCGGCGCGCTGATGGTGCTGGGGGCGATCAATCTTCTTCTGTGCGCCAGCCTCTATGCGGGCGTCATCGACCCCGCCGCCGACCATCCCGACCAGAATGCGGTCAAAGGGGCGTCAGGCGCGGGCGGCGTGGTGCGCCAGGTGCTGCGCCAGCCCGCTTTCTGGGCACTGGCGCTCGCCTTCACCGCCTATGCGGCCACCTTCTCCGCTTTCACCTTCCACCTTTATCCGCTGCTGGTGGAACGCGGTTTCGATACGCGCGCGGTGGTGGCGGCCATGGCCATTATCGGCCCGGCCCAGGTGGCGGGGCGGATCGCCATCTGGGTGTTCGCGCCCAGGGCCTCGGTGCGGCTCATCGGCTGCGGCGTCGTGCTCGCCTTTCCCCTGGCGCTGCTGCTCCTGGAAGCGGGGCCGCCCAGCTTTGTCCTGGTGGCGGGGGTGGCCGCGCTCTATGGCGGCGCCAACGGCATCATGACCATCGTGCGCGGCCTCGCCGTGCCGGAAATGGTGACGCGGGAGGCCTATGGCGCCGTCAACGGCGTGCTGGCCGCCCCCGCCACCCTCTCCCGGGCACTGGCGCCGGTGGGGGCGGCGGCGCTGTGGGCCTGGAGCGGCTCCTATGACGCGGTGCTCCTGGCGGCCCTTGGCGGCGCCCTGGTGCTGGTGGCCGGCTTCTGGATGGCGGCGCTCCTCTCCGCCCGCGCGGCGCGGGCGTGACGGCGGGGGCCAATCCTGTCCTCCCACACGTGCAAAAATATACGTCGATATGTCGACAAATATCGAAATGTATGTCTCTATGGAGATGGGATGAAAATGCCCCGTCGGTCCGGGAGGCCGCCCATGAAACGCATCGTCACTTTGACCCTTGCCGCCTTGACGGCCGCTGCCCTGCTCGCCCCCGGCGCGCGGGCGCAGGAGGTCCGCGGGGCAGGGTCCACCTTCGCCTATCCGATCATCTGGAAGTGGTCGCAGGCCTTTCAGGAGAAGACCGGGCAGCCGGTCAGCTACCAGTCCGTTGGCTCCTCTGCGGGCGTGAACGCCATCAAGGACGGCGTCGTGGATTTCGGCGCCTCGGACCGGCCTCTGCGGCCGGAGGAATTGCAGCGGCTCGGGCTGGCGCAGTTTCCCATCGTGTTCGGCGGCGTCGTGCCGATCCTCAATGTGGACGGCATCGCGCCGGGCCAGATGAAGTTCACCGGCGCGCTTCTGGCGGACATCTTCCTGGGCAAGGTGGGCCGGTGGAATGACCCGGCCATCCGCGCCCTCAATCCCGACCTGCCGCTGCCCGATGCACAGATCGCGGTGATCCATCGCTCGGACGGATCGGGCACCACCTTCAACTGGGTGTCCTTCCTCTCCAAGTCGAGCCCCGACTGGAAGCAGCATGTGGGCGTGGGCAATGCGGTGGACTGGCCCGTGGGTGCCGGCGCGCGGGGCAATGAGGGCGTGGCCACCGAGGTCAAGCGGATCCGGAACGCCATCGGCTATGTGGAATTCACCTATGTGGTGCAGGCCAAGCTCTCCTATGGCCTGGTGCAGAACCGGGCCGGCAAGTTCGTGGCCCCGAGCGCGGCCTCGTTCCAGGCCGCCGCGGCGAGCTTCGACTGGACCACGGCGCAGGATTTCGCGGTCATCATCAACGATTCCCCGGCACCCGAGGCCTATCCCATCGCCGCGTCCACCTTTGTGCTGATGTACAAGGATCCCAAGGCGCCGGGCGCCAGCCGGGCGGCCCTCGACTTCTGGAAATTCGCCCTCGGCGAGGGCGAGCGCTCTGCGGCTGAGTTGGGCTATGTTCCCCTGCCGCCCGCCTTGGTGGAGCAGGTCAAGGCCTATTGGGCCCGCTCCTTCAAGGGCGGCGTCTAGCGCCGGGACCCGTCCCGGTTCTCTTCCACCCGCAGCAGGACACACTCATCGCCATGGCGACGTTCAACGCGGACGACCTCATCACCCTCTTCGATGCGCTGGCCCAGCCCACGCGTCTGGAGGCCTATCGCTTGCTGCTGCGCTATGTGCCCTATGGCTTGCCGGCGGGCGACATCGCCCGGCTGCTGGCGGTGCCCCACAACACGCTCTCCACCCATCTGAGCCTGCTGGAGCGGGCGGGGCTGGTGGCGGCGCGGCGCGAGGGCCGCTCCATCCTTTACGCCGCCAATGCCGCCCCCGCCGGCCCGCTCCTCGGCGCGCTGATGGCGGAGATGGGGTATGCAACGATGCTGCGCGCAGGTGGGCCGGTGGCAGCCTTCCCGCAATTGCGCGCTGCGCCCGCCAATGACCGGGTCTATACGGTCCTCCTGGTCTGCTCGGCCAATTCCGCCCGCTCCCTCATCGCCGAGGCGATCCTCAACCGGGAGGGGCGCGGGCGCTTCCGGGCCTTTTCCGCCGGCAGTCATCCGCGCGGCACGCCCCATCCCGGCGCGCTCGCCCTGCTCGCCTCCCTGGGCTACGAGACGGAAGGCCTCGCCTCGAAGAGCTGGGACGGCTTTGCCGGCACCGATGCGCCCGCCTTGGACTTCCTCATCACCACCTGTGATGCCGCCGCCGGCGAGCCTTGCCCGGCTTTTCCCGGCCATCCGCTCCAGGCCCATTGGGGCCTGCCGGATCCGCTCCAGGCCACCGGCGGCGAGGCGGGGGAGCGGGCGGCCTTCCTGGCCACCTATCGCCGTCTTGCCGCCCGCATCAGCGCCTTCGTCAACCTGCCCTTCGAGGACCTCGACCTGGCGGGCCTGAAGGAAGCCATCGCCGCCATCGGCCGCATGGAGGGCGCCACCGACCTCACTTTGTCCGGCCACGCGGCCTGAACGGGAATCTGACGCCGTGTCC
This genomic interval from Aquabacter sp. L1I39 contains the following:
- a CDS encoding NAD(P)-binding domain-containing protein codes for the protein MPDPRLPVAIIGAGPVGLAAAAHLVRRGLAPLVLDEALQVASALREVAHVRLFSPWRYNMDSAARALLEDTGWRAPDPDGLPTAGELVSEYLEPLAAHPALAPHIRLGTHVTAIGRRGFDRMRSAGWEAAPFVIRWRGADGGTGRLEARAVIDASGTWRHPSPMGADGMAVEGEESLGDGLAYGLPDVAGRARAHYAGRRVLVVGSGHSATQVVLDLVRLAQAEPETQVLWGLRTDHVGKLMGGGVNDQLPARGALGLSAAHVIETGAAQVLAPLAITRVARQGQSVHVSATVAGAPVAFEVDRIVVATGLRPSFEMLRELRVAIDPITEAPPALAPLIDPNLHSCGSVPPHGAAELAHPEPGFTIVGAKSYGRAPTFLMATGYEQVRSVVAEIAGDHEAARRVELVLPETGVCSAPLALERVASGCCGGPAPETAPAPAAACCVDDARAKAEGRAGCGCGPTP
- a CDS encoding helix-turn-helix domain-containing protein; translation: MSPGPGAFGARLRTWRRMNGIKQEALAHVLGVSQTAISIWENGHDLPSAARLVRIESLMAKVASSELAVERLFVERQQGVRALFDADGTRLLAVSRGYRALWPQTAELQGSFFVEYLVNEARHITTTPALAQAILSGDLVLASGYSLRMTSLQLDEMVPHRWHACFRRYGARTIVDVVTEPGEDARETGIDDLVYLDDIRPE
- a CDS encoding DUF421 domain-containing protein gives rise to the protein MDLENMLFQGWPGLVRTLLIGILAYVSLVLFLRLSGKRTLAKFNAFDLVVTVALGSTLATILLDETVALAEGALALALLIAMQYLVAELSVHFPAFAHVVRSEPALLVRDGRCCAATMREERITPAEALSAIRAAGGHSIGDADTVILESNGTMSVSLRHAPPDPPRPHAVGA
- a CDS encoding helix-turn-helix domain-containing protein, with translation MGPPIEKPGTCPPLDRPRTVGQGAFAARLRTWRRINGIKQATLAEMVGVSQTVVSLWENGHDIPSPERLARLETIMADTARDELAVERLFVERQGGIRALFDVDGVRLLAVSRGFRDLWPKTGDLKGSFLIDYLVNEARRLASDEKYAQAILSGELVLASGHSHRMTNLDIDEMVPHRWHMCFRRFGPRTIVDVVYEPSEGACGPGIDDLVYLDDLKPE
- a CDS encoding metalloregulator ArsR/SmtB family transcription factor, whose product is MATFNADDLITLFDALAQPTRLEAYRLLLRYVPYGLPAGDIARLLAVPHNTLSTHLSLLERAGLVAARREGRSILYAANAAPAGPLLGALMAEMGYATMLRAGGPVAAFPQLRAAPANDRVYTVLLVCSANSARSLIAEAILNREGRGRFRAFSAGSHPRGTPHPGALALLASLGYETEGLASKSWDGFAGTDAPALDFLITTCDAAAGEPCPAFPGHPLQAHWGLPDPLQATGGEAGERAAFLATYRRLAARISAFVNLPFEDLDLAGLKEAIAAIGRMEGATDLTLSGHAA
- a CDS encoding ArsR/SmtB family transcription factor; translated protein: MNIEIAARQMEALGNATRLGLYRTLVRAGQAGLSVGSLQEKHGIPASTLSHHLRRLIDTGLVTQERQATTLICRAHYPSMNALVGFLVDECCADAACPAPADGAAAHAAPGTCADPV
- a CDS encoding MFS transporter, which encodes MSGTAQARAYVPLSGRSRFITGLGMGQVCSWGSLYYSFPLIAEAMGRDMGWSKPQMYGAATLGLVLAGLAAYPVGAAIDRGHGRLVMAAGSVCAGLLLLAWSQVEGLAAFYVCVAGIGILQAATLYEPAFAVVARRSGTRGARAGITALTLWGGFASTVFIPLTQALLDGIGWRGALMVLGAINLLLCASLYAGVIDPAADHPDQNAVKGASGAGGVVRQVLRQPAFWALALAFTAYAATFSAFTFHLYPLLVERGFDTRAVVAAMAIIGPAQVAGRIAIWVFAPRASVRLIGCGVVLAFPLALLLLEAGPPSFVLVAGVAALYGGANGIMTIVRGLAVPEMVTREAYGAVNGVLAAPATLSRALAPVGAAALWAWSGSYDAVLLAALGGALVLVAGFWMAALLSARAARA
- a CDS encoding glycosyl hydrolase is translated as MFYPSGKPFARWWWFACEIRRGDITAQLEWAQANGFGGVEIAWIYPPRGERPWRRLYPDITPEDEARRAKAAPWLSSEWTEDVVFAKAEAIRLGLGCDFTFGTLWPFGDSQVAIEDASRQFVVDGSGTAVFPLQEIDQSWEMPLKGRVIDHLNRDAFARYAARITAALRPALAGPPSAFFCESWEVRSETLWTEGFEQDFMDRYGYDIRPYLPVLWAPGSDPDTRHDYLALLSDRIIAHFYQPFADHARAVGAFSRAQVAGAPVDMLHAYSLIDVPETEAMLFEPAFSRIVASAAALGGRTEVSCEAFTCIYGFPRWVPDTHQFREEVGDLKLVADALLAHGVNQFFWHGMPFTPDGTSLDFHFYASVHLGRNEGALSGSAKGLNAYLERVCPLMKRGRPYSDVAVWLPLEDGRMELDYPPERQIPGASHPYELRYVQAPEELAGHQPLYVSNALLRGVPVVDGTLTVGDAVFQALYVDVKYLAIEGLETIVRLAQDGLPVILKQVPLQPGRAKSPRYAALIAQLRRLGIHGDFRQTVPWQPLVRAADGQRLPDHWARVLAPNDILVFFAHPHAQDLAIPMEHGRAARCPAAERSVLLSPDGVRQHKVRLPFAPNQSLLVRVRPSGVEFVEIVYAPTA
- the pstS gene encoding phosphate ABC transporter substrate-binding protein PstS, with protein sequence MKRIVTLTLAALTAAALLAPGARAQEVRGAGSTFAYPIIWKWSQAFQEKTGQPVSYQSVGSSAGVNAIKDGVVDFGASDRPLRPEELQRLGLAQFPIVFGGVVPILNVDGIAPGQMKFTGALLADIFLGKVGRWNDPAIRALNPDLPLPDAQIAVIHRSDGSGTTFNWVSFLSKSSPDWKQHVGVGNAVDWPVGAGARGNEGVATEVKRIRNAIGYVEFTYVVQAKLSYGLVQNRAGKFVAPSAASFQAAAASFDWTTAQDFAVIINDSPAPEAYPIAASTFVLMYKDPKAPGASRAALDFWKFALGEGERSAAELGYVPLPPALVEQVKAYWARSFKGGV